The Tepidibacter aestuarii genome contains a region encoding:
- a CDS encoding GyrI-like domain-containing protein translates to MRIYTEWMPSTGYQHECAPDIEVFPPGDMTAPDYRCEIWIPIKK, encoded by the coding sequence ATAAGGATCTATACAGAATGGATGCCTTCTACAGGATATCAGCATGAGTGTGCACCAGATATTGAAGTTTTTCCTCCAGGAGATATGACCGCTCCGGATTACAGATGTGAAATTTGGATTCCTATTAAGAAGTAA
- a CDS encoding peptide MFS transporter has product MSEITVKNKRPFGFYVCSIAFVLERMAYYSAKGMMFFFISYTLITGGLGLTKVEAALIQSNLVAFTYLAPLIGGYITDRYIGARYCVPVGLLLMAGGYYAGSTATDLAGMHMLVILVSIGTGLFKGNVSALTGSLFTDKKQLDSAFSTQYSFVNIGAFIGTTVLGALYMTTFKQGDVLGFRPVFQICSAICVVNAIWFLFGTRFLGEVGKKPFKAGKNAKEKVETESKPLTKSEKKKVFAIVLVSMFSVVFWVFWYLTYLAAYDYGGQFINMVVNGFEVPLLWFDSLNSFTCIALGPVLGALWFKLSKRPQGDLSLFKKLALGLGFLGIAFLMLVFAEISRGVGADATSKASLIYLVAFGLLLSIGEMLFSPLGNSFVTKYAPARIYSVLLGVWTFATFLAGKSYGYLYAFVSKFSVIQAYVAIPIVLFICATLLFFFDKKLVKLLEDEETEQTA; this is encoded by the coding sequence ATGAGTGAAATTACAGTAAAAAATAAAAGACCTTTTGGTTTTTATGTTTGCTCTATCGCATTTGTGTTAGAAAGAATGGCGTATTATTCTGCCAAAGGTATGATGTTTTTCTTTATTTCTTATACTTTAATAACAGGTGGATTAGGTCTTACTAAAGTTGAAGCTGCACTAATACAATCAAATCTTGTTGCATTTACATATCTTGCACCACTTATCGGAGGATATATCACTGATAGATATATAGGAGCCAGATATTGTGTTCCAGTAGGACTACTTTTAATGGCTGGAGGATACTATGCTGGGTCAACTGCAACAGACCTTGCTGGTATGCATATGTTAGTAATACTTGTTTCTATAGGTACTGGTCTTTTTAAGGGTAACGTGTCTGCACTTACTGGGTCTTTATTTACAGATAAAAAACAACTAGACTCAGCTTTTTCAACACAATACTCTTTTGTTAATATTGGTGCTTTTATAGGTACTACAGTTCTAGGAGCTCTTTATATGACAACTTTTAAACAAGGTGATGTTTTAGGTTTTAGACCTGTTTTCCAAATCTGTAGTGCTATATGTGTAGTTAATGCTATTTGGTTCTTATTTGGTACAAGATTCCTTGGAGAAGTAGGAAAAAAACCATTTAAAGCTGGAAAGAATGCTAAAGAAAAAGTTGAAACTGAATCTAAACCATTAACAAAATCTGAAAAGAAAAAAGTTTTTGCTATCGTACTTGTATCTATGTTTTCAGTAGTATTCTGGGTGTTCTGGTACTTAACTTATTTAGCAGCTTATGATTACGGTGGTCAATTTATAAATATGGTTGTGAATGGATTTGAAGTTCCTCTTTTATGGTTTGATTCATTAAATTCATTTACATGTATTGCTCTTGGACCAGTACTTGGTGCACTTTGGTTTAAATTATCAAAAAGACCTCAAGGTGATCTTAGTTTATTTAAAAAATTAGCTCTAGGTCTTGGTTTCCTTGGTATAGCTTTCTTAATGCTAGTGTTTGCAGAAATTTCAAGAGGTGTTGGTGCAGATGCTACATCTAAAGCGAGCCTTATTTACCTAGTGGCATTTGGATTACTTTTAAGTATAGGTGAAATGCTATTCTCACCACTTGGTAATTCTTTTGTAACTAAATATGCGCCAGCTAGAATTTACTCTGTTTTACTTGGTGTTTGGACTTTTGCTACATTCTTAGCTGGAAAATCATATGGATATCTATATGCATTTGTTTCAAAATTCTCTGTAATACAAGCATATGTTGCGATTCCAATCGTTTTATTCATATGTGCAACACTTTTATTCTTCTTCGATAAAAAGCTAGTAAAATTGCTTGAAGATGAAGAAACGGAACAAACTGCATAA
- a CDS encoding nitroreductase family protein → MIKQIEMRRSIRKYMDKPVEDEKIFQLLESARLAPSGSNTQPWHFIVVKSELTRQKLAEASHDQKWMRIAPVHIVCVADIRARINDDVDILLDENSPQPELKIIIRDTSIAIEHIVLEADNLGLGTCWVAWFTQEEIRPILNIPSDKYVVGIIPVGYADEEPKERPRKKIQDIIHYENW, encoded by the coding sequence ATGATTAAACAAATTGAAATGCGCAGAAGTATAAGAAAATATATGGATAAGCCGGTAGAGGATGAAAAAATTTTTCAGCTACTTGAAAGTGCAAGACTTGCTCCATCTGGTAGTAACACTCAACCTTGGCACTTTATTGTAGTTAAATCAGAATTAACTAGACAAAAACTAGCAGAAGCATCTCATGATCAAAAATGGATGAGAATTGCTCCAGTTCATATAGTGTGTGTTGCAGATATACGTGCAAGAATAAATGATGATGTAGATATATTACTGGATGAGAATAGTCCACAGCCAGAGCTTAAGATTATAATTAGAGATACATCTATTGCAATAGAACATATAGTGCTTGAAGCTGATAATTTAGGATTAGGTACTTGTTGGGTTGCGTGGTTTACCCAAGAAGAAATCAGGCCAATATTAAATATACCATCAGACAAATATGTAGTAGGTATTATTCCAGTTGGTTATGCAGATGAGGAACCAAAAGAGCGTCCTCGCAAGAAAATTCAAGATATAATACATTATGAAAATTGGTAA
- a CDS encoding helix-turn-helix transcriptional regulator, whose product MQKIERLMAIILALKNKKKMTAKELSEIFEVDIRTIYRDMQALSEINVPVISYPGSEGGYEILDDYFIPPIMFNKDEVFALLLSKKIFDIINIPGYASSANSAFLKIENIVNECFKKDFDDVQKKIVFDIKSNDINIENSYVFDIVKQALKHNFKLKVTYNGNIPKNLEEQIIRPYGIVFEDGIWYIVAFSELSNSKIHLNIESINNISVLDEVFDSPEDFNMTNYYSTCCFKNAYENKNSILIKLRIKKNIYPNIKDYVFFKYGEIREDGDSYIIGVKTTNTDFYVSLAFRFFNGIEILEPLWIREKFKEELKQLNRIYEIKF is encoded by the coding sequence ATGCAAAAAATAGAACGACTAATGGCTATAATTTTAGCCTTAAAGAATAAGAAAAAAATGACGGCAAAAGAATTATCAGAGATTTTCGAGGTTGATATTAGAACTATTTATAGAGATATGCAAGCTCTAAGTGAAATCAATGTACCTGTGATATCTTATCCAGGTAGCGAAGGTGGGTATGAAATATTAGATGATTATTTCATACCACCAATAATGTTTAATAAAGATGAAGTATTTGCCTTACTTCTATCTAAAAAGATTTTTGATATAATTAATATTCCAGGCTATGCTTCTTCTGCTAACTCTGCTTTTTTAAAGATTGAAAACATTGTAAATGAATGTTTTAAAAAAGATTTTGATGATGTTCAAAAAAAAATAGTTTTTGATATAAAATCTAATGACATTAATATTGAAAATTCTTATGTTTTTGATATTGTAAAACAGGCACTTAAACATAACTTTAAATTAAAGGTGACTTATAATGGAAATATACCTAAAAATCTAGAGGAGCAGATAATAAGACCTTACGGTATTGTGTTTGAAGATGGTATATGGTACATCGTTGCATTTTCAGAGTTGAGTAATTCAAAGATTCATTTAAATATTGAAAGCATAAATAATATTTCTGTATTAGATGAAGTATTTGATTCACCTGAGGATTTCAATATGACAAATTATTATAGTACTTGCTGTTTTAAAAATGCTTACGAAAATAAAAATAGCATACTTATAAAGTTAAGAATAAAGAAGAATATATATCCTAATATAAAAGATTATGTATTTTTTAAGTATGGAGAAATTAGAGAAGATGGTGATAGTTACATAATTGGTGTAAAAACAACTAATACTGATTTTTATGTTTCACTTGCCTTTAGATTTTTTAATGGTATAGAAATTTTGGAGCCTTTGTGGATTCGAGAAAAATTTAAAGAAGAGTTAAAGCAATTAAATAGAATTTATGAAATTAAATTTTAG
- a CDS encoding nitroreductase family protein — MDTIQAILERRSIRKYEEKEVSDEIVKELLKAAMAAPSSNNMQPWEFLVIRNKEQMSKIVEAKQAATPLMGASVAIAVCADLNVYKGKPNLWVQDCSAATQNILLASHAKGLGAVWISIYPVETRTKKVQDILGLPEEIIPVSIISIGYPGELKEPSNRYNESKVHFYKW; from the coding sequence ATGGATACTATACAAGCTATTTTAGAAAGAAGAAGTATAAGAAAATATGAGGAAAAGGAAGTTTCTGATGAAATAGTAAAAGAACTTTTAAAAGCTGCAATGGCTGCACCGTCATCAAATAATATGCAACCTTGGGAGTTCTTAGTTATAAGAAATAAAGAACAAATGAGTAAAATAGTTGAGGCAAAGCAGGCTGCCACTCCACTTATGGGTGCTTCTGTAGCGATTGCAGTTTGTGCAGATTTAAATGTTTATAAGGGGAAACCTAATCTGTGGGTTCAAGATTGCTCTGCTGCTACTCAGAATATACTATTAGCTTCACATGCAAAAGGTCTCGGTGCAGTTTGGATTAGTATATATCCTGTAGAGACAAGAACTAAAAAGGTTCAAGATATATTAGGATTACCAGAAGAAATAATTCCTGTTTCTATTATATCTATTGGCTATCCTGGGGAACTAAAAGAACCATCAAATAGATATAATGAGTCAAAAGTACATTTTTATAAGTGGTGA
- a CDS encoding bleomycin resistance protein translates to MFKFNGLIPELSVSNINKSLYFYLNILSFKLEYERKDDKFALISINDSQIMIEEINGHWETGSLSYPFGRGINFQISVDNVDELYKKIHDYPIKIKMQENWYRANNKLIGQKEFLIMDPDGYLLRFAQDLGEKECEIDINERGY, encoded by the coding sequence ATGTTTAAATTTAATGGGTTAATACCAGAATTATCTGTTTCAAATATAAACAAAAGTCTTTATTTCTACTTAAATATTCTTTCATTTAAGTTAGAGTATGAACGAAAAGATGATAAGTTTGCTTTAATATCTATAAATGATTCTCAAATTATGATTGAAGAGATAAATGGGCATTGGGAGACTGGAAGTTTATCATATCCTTTCGGTAGAGGAATTAACTTTCAGATATCAGTAGATAATGTTGATGAATTATACAAAAAAATACATGACTATCCAATTAAAATAAAAATGCAAGAGAATTGGTATAGAGCAAATAATAAATTAATAGGACAGAAAGAATTTTTAATTATGGATCCAGATGGTTATTTATTAAGATTTGCTCAAGACTTAGGAGAAAAAGAATGTGAGATAGATATAAATGAAAGAGGATACTAA
- a CDS encoding S-layer homology domain-containing protein: protein MNKKTNENIIIFLLIFTLIPIFSFAQSHENFTFKDVPEDYWAKEYIYNLKDKGITNGIGDNEFGINDTVKRSEFIAFLVRIMNWELVSKNVESSNWYDSYIETAVSHGIIMESDKNSDFNKAITREEMAIMIIRSLGYDTLAKNIEVDLKGVKPFDDVNENSGHILIAKDMDIINGMGNKKFEPQSSATRSQAAAMLTRLEEKINSKINELHGFYAISSYGQFKEIKNNNDLKKFDSMSFGWSRLEYDSNEKKIILNTTNKNNNNFKLPDDFSNVVNEAKENNISVQLNVFASNEMKVGNIGLVEYIINSPENKKIVVKEIISKILLTEKEGEKVSFDGVVIDFENLRNQSSQRPLNEFLSELKNELNKENKKLYVAVHPKANFKGYDYKSIGEIADKVILMAHDYGAKTLTKEEMDIGYTETPPAPIKDIYYALSEITNKDYGVSNLDKVWLQISFDSIQWKTLNNIVINEKAYTPDYNKIADRIKTEKDSGRNIKIQYGNKSKNPYITYYNSDNNVTNKIWYEDEKSIGLKMDLARLMGVKGISVWRIGNIPNFGDDECNLKVWDLIKNSVEH, encoded by the coding sequence TTGAATAAAAAAACAAATGAAAATATTATAATCTTTCTTTTAATATTTACATTGATACCTATTTTTTCTTTTGCTCAAAGCCATGAAAACTTTACTTTTAAAGATGTACCAGAAGATTATTGGGCAAAGGAGTATATTTATAATTTAAAGGATAAAGGCATTACAAATGGAATAGGAGATAATGAATTTGGTATAAATGACACAGTAAAAAGAAGTGAATTTATTGCTTTTTTAGTTAGAATAATGAATTGGGAGTTAGTATCTAAAAATGTAGAAAGTTCTAATTGGTATGATTCTTATATAGAAACAGCAGTAAGTCATGGCATAATAATGGAATCTGATAAAAACTCTGATTTTAATAAAGCAATAACAAGAGAAGAAATGGCTATAATGATTATAAGAAGCTTAGGATATGATACTCTTGCAAAAAACATAGAGGTTGATTTAAAAGGTGTTAAACCTTTTGACGATGTAAATGAAAATAGTGGACATATTCTTATTGCTAAGGATATGGATATAATAAATGGTATGGGAAATAAGAAATTTGAACCACAAAGCAGTGCAACAAGATCTCAAGCAGCAGCAATGCTTACTAGATTAGAAGAAAAAATAAATAGCAAAATAAATGAACTACATGGCTTTTATGCTATAAGCTCTTATGGGCAATTTAAAGAAATAAAAAATAATAATGATTTGAAAAAATTTGATTCGATGAGTTTTGGATGGAGTAGATTAGAATATGATTCTAACGAAAAAAAGATTATTCTAAATACAACAAATAAGAATAATAATAACTTTAAGCTTCCAGATGATTTTTCTAATGTAGTAAATGAAGCAAAAGAAAATAATATTTCTGTACAGCTTAATGTATTTGCAAGTAATGAAATGAAAGTAGGTAATATTGGTTTAGTAGAATATATTATAAATAGTCCTGAAAATAAAAAAATAGTGGTTAAAGAAATTATAAGCAAAATACTTCTTACAGAAAAAGAAGGAGAAAAAGTTTCGTTTGATGGAGTTGTTATTGATTTTGAAAATTTAAGAAATCAATCTTCTCAAAGACCACTTAATGAATTTTTAAGTGAATTAAAGAATGAACTAAATAAAGAAAATAAGAAATTGTATGTAGCAGTGCATCCAAAAGCAAACTTTAAAGGCTATGATTATAAAAGCATAGGTGAAATTGCGGATAAGGTAATATTAATGGCTCATGATTATGGAGCAAAAACTTTAACAAAAGAAGAAATGGATATAGGTTATACAGAGACTCCACCAGCTCCTATTAAAGACATTTATTATGCATTAAGTGAAATTACAAATAAAGATTATGGAGTATCTAATTTAGATAAGGTATGGCTTCAAATTTCGTTTGATTCTATCCAGTGGAAAACTTTAAATAATATAGTTATTAATGAAAAAGCATATACTCCAGACTACAATAAAATTGCTGATAGAATAAAAACTGAAAAAGATAGTGGGAGAAATATTAAAATACAGTATGGAAATAAATCAAAAAATCCATATATAACTTATTATAACTCAGATAATAATGTTACTAATAAAATATGGTATGAAGATGAAAAAAGTATAGGATTAAAGATGGATTTAGCTAGATTAATGGGTGTAAAGGGAATTTCTGTCTGGAGAATAGGGAATATTCCAAACTTTGGAGATGATGAATGTAATTTAAAAGTATGGGATCTTATTAAAAATAGTGTAGAACATTAA
- a CDS encoding GNAT family N-acetyltransferase, giving the protein MKTIQKPWIKLKETIDYEEYDLINKLQEQCIHEDQTALKLELDYKMGITFENGKISSIQNINEFMYFDGQEIIGYMGVCSFGGAGSSIEVNGMVHPEYRRQGVFKTLSKLVTAEWKRRNLGSMLLLSDRKSNSGQKFIKGTGAQYKHSEYEMYLKESNLESLKKKLHGITFRKASNADALEIARQNAIYFNDEADIISEEVEMIISNEDMILPEEEEKKGMTIYLAEKDQQIIGKVNLQLISGIGGIYGLGVLPKHRGKGFGRAILIMAIEKLKESNASEVMLQVAAENSKALNLYKSCGFTETSTMDYYEIKA; this is encoded by the coding sequence ATGAAAACTATACAGAAGCCTTGGATTAAACTTAAGGAGACCATTGATTATGAGGAGTATGATTTGATCAATAAGCTTCAAGAACAATGCATCCACGAAGATCAAACAGCTCTAAAGCTGGAGCTTGATTATAAAATGGGAATCACCTTTGAAAATGGTAAAATCTCTAGTATTCAAAACATAAATGAGTTTATGTATTTTGATGGACAAGAGATTATTGGCTATATGGGGGTTTGTAGTTTTGGAGGGGCAGGGTCATCGATAGAAGTGAATGGTATGGTGCACCCTGAATACCGACGACAAGGTGTTTTTAAGACATTAAGTAAACTGGTTACAGCAGAGTGGAAGCGAAGAAATTTAGGCAGTATGCTTCTATTAAGTGACAGAAAGTCAAACTCTGGACAGAAGTTTATAAAAGGAACTGGAGCACAGTACAAGCATTCAGAATATGAAATGTATCTCAAAGAAAGTAATTTAGAATCACTTAAAAAGAAGTTACATGGAATCACTTTTAGAAAAGCGAGCAATGCAGATGCTCTTGAGATTGCTAGACAAAATGCAATTTATTTTAATGATGAGGCAGATATCATTTCGGAAGAAGTAGAAATGATCATATCAAATGAAGACATGATACTACCCGAAGAGGAAGAAAAGAAGGGGATGACGATCTATCTTGCAGAAAAAGATCAACAGATCATTGGAAAAGTAAATCTTCAATTGATCTCTGGGATTGGTGGCATTTATGGCTTAGGCGTATTACCTAAGCATCGTGGAAAAGGGTTTGGACGAGCAATTCTAATAATGGCTATAGAAAAGCTAAAAGAATCGAATGCGAGTGAGGTTATGCTTCAAGTGGCTGCTGAAAACTCTAAAGCCCTTAATCTTTATAAATCCTGCGGCTTCACGGAGACATCGACTATGGATTATTATGAAATTAAAGCATGA
- a CDS encoding lysoplasmalogenase family protein has protein sequence MNNIQRVLLSIYLPITIFILILDNLYPGENLVSYIKFSTIITLFLVALRIKKKYYEQKFLNLSIFFIVIADFFLVFCNTIPELSRRVVFYGIIGFMLAYLSLIIAFQKNFKIGSGELLAIVPVLGIFIPIFVKLYPYVPGAMFYGVIIFGLVLCYMVWTSISTLFRGYFTPKISRYVALSGFLMLVCDMGVANELFNPAFAGQFVPWLKNIIWVSYIPAWTLIVYILADDNLLR, from the coding sequence ATGAATAATATTCAAAGAGTTCTGTTATCAATTTATCTACCTATAACTATTTTTATTCTTATTCTTGATAATCTCTATCCAGGAGAAAACCTTGTTAGTTATATCAAATTTTCCACTATCATAACGCTATTTTTAGTTGCTCTTCGTATTAAGAAAAAATATTATGAACAAAAATTTTTGAACCTATCCATTTTTTTTATAGTCATTGCGGATTTTTTCTTAGTTTTTTGTAACACTATTCCAGAATTGAGCAGAAGAGTAGTTTTCTACGGGATAATCGGGTTTATGCTAGCTTATCTATCTCTTATCATAGCTTTTCAGAAAAATTTTAAAATTGGTTCAGGTGAACTTTTAGCAATTGTACCTGTGCTTGGTATTTTTATACCAATATTTGTAAAGCTCTATCCCTATGTCCCAGGGGCAATGTTTTATGGAGTAATTATATTTGGCTTAGTGCTATGTTACATGGTCTGGACTTCTATTAGTACACTTTTTAGAGGATATTTCACTCCAAAGATTTCCCGTTATGTAGCACTGTCAGGGTTCCTTATGTTAGTATGTGATATGGGAGTTGCTAACGAACTATTCAACCCAGCTTTTGCTGGTCAGTTTGTGCCATGGCTTAAAAATATTATTTGGGTTTCATATATTCCAGCATGGACTCTTATAGTGTATATTTTAGCCGATGATAACCTATTACGTTAA
- a CDS encoding DUF2935 domain-containing protein: MENLYNQRTYEGVYYEILLWRKNIHRALDEMEFWKRQEAEHTVVIRKIVNNLEDEFVKQLEGFEKNFYKTEGRAVRYIETVIRSNGNLGPIMHQQIMYLINFALQQSQQFVDLLEQMLEESKSVSDNPVAVTVINYIRRESEYLIGIAQTILCN; the protein is encoded by the coding sequence ATCGAAAACCTTTATAATCAAAGAACTTATGAGGGGGTATATTATGAGATTTTATTATGGAGAAAAAATATTCATAGGGCTTTAGATGAAATGGAATTTTGGAAAAGACAGGAAGCTGAGCATACTGTTGTTATACGTAAAATTGTAAATAACTTAGAAGATGAATTTGTTAAACAACTAGAGGGGTTTGAAAAAAACTTTTATAAAACTGAAGGAAGAGCAGTAAGATATATTGAAACAGTAATTAGATCTAATGGAAATTTAGGTCCTATAATGCATCAGCAAATAATGTATTTGATTAACTTTGCCTTACAACAAAGTCAACAATTTGTAGATTTGCTAGAACAAATGTTAGAGGAGAGTAAATCCGTATCTGATAACCCTGTAGCAGTGACGGTAATAAATTATATACGCAGAGAAAGTGAATACCTTATAGGAATAGCACAAACTATTTTATGCAATTGA
- a CDS encoding DNA alkylation repair protein has product MFKIKKNNIRFWKYHKEVYNLYHQLIDSFYNNRNIEQGEKMAAYMKDNFSFLEIQKNNRVQLQKEFIKQAKKDKNIDWDFVFMLWDLPAG; this is encoded by the coding sequence ATGTTTAAAATAAAGAAAAATAATATTCGTTTTTGGAAATATCATAAGGAGGTTTACAACTTGTACCATCAGCTTATTGATTCATTTTATAATAATAGAAATATTGAACAAGGTGAAAAAATGGCAGCTTATATGAAAGATAATTTTTCTTTTTTAGAAATACAAAAAAACAATCGAGTTCAACTTCAAAAAGAATTTATTAAACAAGCAAAAAAAGATAAAAACATTGATTGGGACTTTGTTTTTATGCTTTGGGATTTGCCAGCTGGGTAA
- the cysK gene encoding cysteine synthase A produces MIYNNIGELIGNTPIIKLNKLVNEDMANIYVKLESFNPGGSVKDRVALNMIEEMERKGQLKTGYTIVEPTSGNTGIGIAMVGAYKGYKVILVMPETMSVERRKILKAYGAQIVLTDGSKGMKGAIDKANELVNENDDYVILSQFENMDNPNMHRKTTALEIIKDLDSNIDAFVSGVGTGGTITGIGEVLKENIANVKVYAVEPKDSPVLSGGSPGPHKIQGIGAGFVPKVLNTDIIDEVITVSTEESYNTSRELAKKEGIFVGVSCGAAIFGAIEVAKKLGKGKNVVVIAPDTGERYLSVEDLY; encoded by the coding sequence GTGATTTATAATAATATAGGTGAGCTTATAGGAAATACTCCTATCATAAAGCTTAATAAATTAGTTAATGAAGATATGGCTAACATTTATGTTAAGCTTGAATCTTTTAACCCAGGAGGTTCTGTTAAAGATAGAGTAGCACTTAATATGATAGAAGAAATGGAAAGAAAAGGGCAATTAAAAACTGGGTATACTATAGTTGAACCAACTAGTGGGAATACTGGTATAGGAATTGCCATGGTAGGAGCATACAAAGGATATAAAGTTATTTTAGTTATGCCAGAAACAATGAGTGTGGAAAGAAGAAAAATATTAAAAGCATATGGAGCTCAAATTGTACTTACAGATGGATCAAAAGGAATGAAGGGTGCAATAGATAAAGCTAATGAACTCGTTAACGAAAATGATGATTATGTAATTCTTAGCCAATTTGAAAATATGGATAATCCTAATATGCATAGAAAAACAACAGCTCTTGAAATTATTAAAGATTTAGATTCTAATATAGACGCATTTGTATCAGGGGTTGGAACGGGTGGAACTATAACTGGTATTGGTGAAGTTTTAAAAGAAAATATAGCTAATGTTAAAGTTTATGCAGTAGAACCTAAGGATTCTCCTGTTTTATCTGGAGGAAGTCCTGGACCTCATAAGATCCAAGGAATAGGAGCTGGATTTGTGCCTAAAGTGTTGAATACAGATATAATAGATGAAGTTATTACTGTCTCAACTGAAGAATCTTATAACACATCAAGAGAACTTGCTAAAAAAGAAGGTATATTTGTTGGAGTATCTTGTGGAGCAGCTATATTTGGAGCTATTGAAGTAGCCAAAAAATTAGGAAAAGGAAAAAATGTAGTTGTAATAGCTCCTGATACTGGAGAAAGGTATTTAAGTGTAGAAGATTTATATTAA
- the epsC gene encoding serine O-acetyltransferase EpsC produces MQTIIREINVIKEKDPAARGTFEVILNYPGLHAILIHRCSHFLYNKNLFVIARIISTISRFLTGIEIHPGAKIGKGLFIDHGMGIVIGETAEIGDNVTIFHGSTLGGTGKDTGKRHPTVGNNVIISAGSKILGPINIGDNSKIGANAVVLKDIPENCTVVGIPGKIVKRNGIRVDEKL; encoded by the coding sequence ATGCAAACTATAATTAGGGAAATAAATGTTATTAAAGAAAAGGATCCAGCAGCTAGAGGCACATTTGAGGTCATACTTAATTACCCAGGTCTTCATGCTATTTTAATTCATAGATGTTCACATTTTTTATATAATAAAAATTTATTTGTTATAGCTAGAATAATATCTACTATAAGTAGATTTTTAACTGGAATAGAAATACATCCTGGAGCCAAAATAGGAAAAGGACTTTTTATAGATCACGGAATGGGTATAGTAATAGGAGAAACCGCAGAAATAGGAGATAATGTTACTATTTTTCATGGATCAACTTTAGGAGGAACAGGAAAAGATACAGGAAAAAGGCATCCAACTGTAGGGAATAACGTTATAATATCAGCAGGATCAAAAATATTAGGCCCTATAAACATAGGAGATAATTCAAAAATTGGAGCTAATGCAGTTGTATTAAAAGATATTCCTGAAAACTGTACAGTTGTAGGAATTCCAGGAAAAATAGTAAAAAGAAATGGAATTAGGGTAGATGAAAAATTATAA